One Mycolicibacterium pulveris genomic region harbors:
- a CDS encoding AMP-binding protein, with the protein MADQIPPISTQASLLAQQQPDAPAVTCEGRTLTRRELDLSTNRLSRAYAELGVRQGDYVTVVLPNSIEWVQAVVATWKLGAVPQPLSPQLPDAELAGLLALRPRALIVGRADPTGNIPSVPAAFEPNPALSDAPLPEAVSPVLKAMASGGSTGRPKLIEAGGDSRFPAAVGYPLGAQEGDVNLFSVPLSHNTGFTTLAIGLVQGHHLVLMPRFEPHEFLRLVTEHRVTYLATVPTIMQRLLPVYRADPGAYELSSIRRFWHVGAPCPPAVKQAWIDLLGPEVVWELYGGTELQALTFISGEQWLTHRGSVGVVVAGEMKVLDDDGNECPPGVVGEIYMRPFPGSAPTYRYIGATAKSRDGWDSLGDLGYFDEDGFLYLNDRRVDMFTVGGRNVYPAEIESALSAHPKVLSCLVVGVPDDTGDLGQVPHAIVQADGLDEADVIAFLRDRVERYKLPRSIEFTDVPLRDDAGKARRSAVRDEVIKRRAMQAG; encoded by the coding sequence ATGGCCGACCAGATCCCACCGATCAGCACCCAGGCGTCCCTGCTGGCCCAACAGCAGCCCGACGCCCCGGCGGTCACGTGCGAAGGCCGCACGCTCACCCGGCGCGAACTGGACCTCTCGACCAACCGGCTGTCCCGCGCCTACGCCGAACTCGGTGTGCGCCAAGGTGATTACGTCACCGTCGTACTGCCCAACTCGATCGAGTGGGTCCAGGCGGTGGTGGCGACGTGGAAACTCGGCGCGGTTCCGCAACCGTTGTCCCCGCAGCTGCCCGACGCGGAGCTGGCCGGGCTGCTCGCGTTGCGGCCGCGGGCGCTGATCGTCGGCCGTGCCGACCCGACCGGGAACATCCCCAGCGTGCCCGCGGCTTTCGAGCCGAACCCGGCACTCTCGGATGCGCCGCTGCCCGAGGCGGTGTCGCCGGTACTGAAGGCCATGGCATCCGGCGGCAGCACCGGCCGACCGAAGTTGATCGAGGCGGGCGGTGACAGCCGATTTCCAGCCGCGGTCGGCTATCCGCTCGGCGCGCAGGAGGGGGACGTCAACCTGTTCTCGGTGCCGTTGAGCCACAACACCGGTTTCACCACGCTGGCCATCGGGCTCGTGCAGGGACACCACCTGGTGTTGATGCCGCGGTTCGAGCCGCACGAGTTCCTGCGCCTGGTCACCGAGCACCGCGTGACGTATCTGGCAACGGTGCCGACGATCATGCAGCGCCTGCTGCCGGTGTACCGGGCCGACCCCGGCGCCTACGAGCTGTCGTCGATCCGGCGGTTCTGGCATGTGGGTGCGCCGTGCCCGCCGGCCGTCAAGCAGGCATGGATCGATCTGCTCGGGCCCGAGGTGGTCTGGGAGCTCTACGGCGGCACCGAACTTCAGGCGTTGACGTTCATCTCCGGAGAGCAGTGGTTGACGCACCGCGGGTCGGTCGGGGTCGTCGTGGCCGGGGAGATGAAGGTGCTCGACGACGACGGCAACGAGTGCCCACCGGGCGTGGTCGGTGAGATCTACATGCGGCCCTTCCCCGGCAGCGCGCCGACCTATCGCTACATCGGCGCGACGGCCAAGAGCCGCGACGGCTGGGACTCGCTGGGCGACCTCGGTTACTTCGACGAAGACGGCTTCCTGTACCTCAACGACCGTCGGGTCGACATGTTCACCGTCGGCGGCCGCAACGTCTATCCGGCCGAGATCGAGTCGGCGTTGTCGGCGCACCCGAAGGTGTTGTCCTGCTTGGTGGTCGGCGTTCCCGACGACACCGGCGATCTCGGGCAGGTGCCGCATGCGATCGTGCAGGCCGACGGGCTCGACGAAGCCGACGTCATCGCCTTCCTCCGGGACCGCGTCGAACGCTACAAGCTGCCCCGCAGCATCGAGTTCACCGATGTCCCGCTGCGCGACGACGCGGGCAAGGCCCGCCGCTCCGCGGTGCGCGACGAGGTGATCAAGCGGCGCGCCATGCAGGCCGGCTAG
- a CDS encoding phosphotriesterase family protein: MPQVNTAKGAVDTADLGVTLMHEHVFVLSPDITANYPEVWGDEAKREADAIARLNELKANGVDSIVDLTVIGMGRYIPRIARIAAATEVNIVVATGVYTYNDVPMYFHFTEPGGLLGDVEPMVEMFVRDIEVGIADTGVKAAILKCATDEPGVTPGVERVLRAVAKAHRRTGVPISTHTHAATRRGLEQQRIFAEEGVDLSRVVIGHSGDTTDLNYLEQLIGNGSYIGMDRFGVDVFLPFEDRVNTVAQMCERGHADKMVLSHDASCFIDWLPEEVVPAVMPNWHYLHIHRDVIPALKQRGVTDEQLTTMLVDNPRRIFEATGGY, from the coding sequence GTGCCTCAGGTCAACACAGCCAAGGGAGCCGTCGACACCGCCGACCTCGGTGTGACGCTCATGCACGAGCACGTCTTCGTGCTGTCCCCGGACATCACCGCGAACTATCCGGAGGTCTGGGGCGACGAGGCCAAGCGCGAAGCCGACGCGATCGCCCGGCTCAACGAGCTGAAAGCCAACGGCGTCGACAGCATCGTCGACCTCACCGTGATCGGGATGGGCCGCTACATCCCCCGCATCGCGCGCATCGCCGCGGCCACCGAGGTCAACATCGTCGTCGCGACGGGCGTGTACACCTACAACGACGTCCCGATGTACTTCCACTTCACCGAGCCCGGCGGTCTGCTCGGCGACGTCGAACCGATGGTCGAGATGTTCGTCCGCGACATCGAGGTCGGCATCGCCGACACCGGCGTCAAAGCGGCGATCCTCAAGTGCGCCACCGACGAACCCGGCGTGACACCGGGAGTGGAGCGGGTGCTGCGCGCCGTGGCCAAGGCGCACCGGCGGACCGGGGTGCCGATCTCGACGCACACCCACGCCGCGACGCGTCGCGGGCTCGAACAGCAACGCATCTTCGCCGAGGAGGGCGTCGATTTGTCGCGCGTCGTCATCGGCCACTCCGGCGACACCACCGACCTGAACTACCTGGAGCAGCTGATCGGCAACGGGTCCTACATCGGCATGGACCGGTTCGGCGTCGACGTCTTCTTGCCGTTCGAGGACCGGGTGAACACCGTCGCCCAGATGTGCGAGCGCGGCCACGCCGACAAGATGGTGCTCTCCCACGACGCGTCCTGCTTCATCGACTGGCTGCCGGAAGAGGTTGTGCCCGCGGTCATGCCGAACTGGCACTATCTGCACATCCACCGCGACGTCATCCCCGCGTTGAAACAGCGCGGTGTCACCGACGAGCAGCTCACCACGATGCTGGTCGACAACCCGCGCCGGATCTTCGAGGCCACCGGGGGTTACTGA
- a CDS encoding acyltransferase family protein — translation MRACAAMGVVVTHVAFQTGHTGGIAGRLFGRFDLAVAVFFAISGFLLWRGHAAAARGLRPTPPTGHYLRSRVVRIMPGYLVAVVVILLLLPDAKADLTVWLANLSLTQIYVPLTLTAGLTQMWSLSVEVAFYLVLPLLALTARWVPVRARIPVIATAAVASLAWGLIPFDAPYGVNPLNWPPAFFSWFAAGMLLAELAVSPIGWAHRLARRRVLMAVVASAAFLVAASPIAGPEGLTPGTVGQFVVKIAMGAVVGAALMAPLVLDRPDTSHRLLGSGPMVTLGRWSYGLFIWHLAALAMVFPVIGEFAFNGHMPVVLVLTLVFGFAIAAVSYALVESPCREALRRWEFRRQRPVPPLDSSVDSVPEPVSR, via the coding sequence ATGCGGGCCTGCGCGGCCATGGGTGTGGTGGTCACCCACGTCGCCTTCCAGACCGGCCACACCGGCGGGATCGCCGGGCGGTTGTTCGGCCGGTTCGACCTCGCGGTGGCGGTGTTCTTCGCCATCTCGGGCTTCCTGCTGTGGCGCGGGCACGCCGCGGCGGCACGCGGGCTGCGGCCGACCCCGCCGACCGGGCACTACCTGCGGTCGCGGGTGGTCCGCATCATGCCGGGCTACCTGGTGGCCGTGGTGGTCATCCTGCTGCTGCTGCCCGACGCCAAGGCCGACCTCACGGTGTGGCTCGCGAACCTGAGCCTGACCCAGATCTATGTGCCGTTGACGCTGACGGCCGGGCTCACCCAGATGTGGAGCCTGTCGGTGGAGGTCGCCTTCTACTTGGTGCTGCCGCTGTTGGCGTTGACGGCTCGGTGGGTGCCGGTGCGCGCCCGCATCCCGGTGATCGCGACGGCGGCGGTGGCCAGCCTGGCGTGGGGGTTGATCCCGTTCGACGCGCCATATGGCGTCAACCCGCTGAACTGGCCGCCGGCGTTCTTCTCGTGGTTCGCCGCGGGCATGCTGCTGGCCGAGTTGGCCGTGTCACCGATCGGGTGGGCGCACCGGCTGGCGCGGCGCCGGGTGCTGATGGCCGTCGTCGCTTCGGCGGCCTTCCTGGTGGCGGCCTCACCGATCGCGGGTCCCGAGGGGCTCACCCCGGGCACCGTCGGGCAGTTCGTGGTGAAGATTGCGATGGGCGCGGTGGTGGGCGCCGCGTTGATGGCGCCGTTGGTGCTGGACCGGCCCGACACCTCACACCGGCTACTGGGCAGCGGGCCGATGGTGACCCTGGGCCGGTGGTCCTACGGGCTGTTCATCTGGCACCTGGCCGCGCTGGCGATGGTGTTCCCGGTGATCGGGGAGTTCGCGTTCAACGGGCACATGCCCGTGGTGCTGGTACTGACGCTGGTGTTCGGTTTCGCGATCGCCGCGGTCAGCTACGCACTGGTCGAGTCGCCGTGTCGAGAGGCGTTGCGGCGCTGGGAATTCCGTCGGCAGCGTCCGGTGCCGCCGCTGGATTCCTCGGTGGACAGCGTGCCGGAGCCGGTTTCGCGCTGA
- a CDS encoding alpha-(1->3)-arabinofuranosyltransferase, whose protein sequence is MNTATEAEVTPLPRRWLWVAAAAALILTFAQSPGQISPDTKLDLTANPLRFLARAFNLWNSELPFGQAQNQAYGYLFPHGSFFLAGDLLAVPAWVTQRLWWALLLVAGFWGLLRVAEALGIGSRSSRVIAAVAFALSPRVLTTLGAISSETLPMMLAPWVLLPVILAFQGGTGGVGKVQRDPRVRVLAARSAVAIALMGAVNAVATLTGCLAAVIWLACHRPNRLWWRFTAWWAVGIALAVTWWAVALLLLGRISPPFLDYIESSGVTTRWMSLTEMLRGTDMWTPFVAPNATAGAPLVTGSVAVLATTLVAAAGLAGLAMRTMPVRGRLITMLLVGVVLLAAGYSGGLGSPVAQYVQAFLDDAGTPLRNLHKLEPLLRLPLALGLAHLLGRIPLPGSAPREQWRTALAHPERDKRVAVGVVVLTALAAATSLAWTGRLAPPGAFDAIPSYWHETAAWLDEHNTEGRVLVAPGAPFATQVWGNSHDEPLQVLGESPWGVRDSIPLTPPQTIRALDSVQRLFAAGRPSAGLADTLARQGISYVVVRNDLDPETSRSARPMLVHRAVEGSPGLTKVAQFGDPVGPGMLAGFVTDSGLRPRYPAVEIYRVDAAMPVVPYLVDADAMARVDGAPEALLRLDERRRLLGQPPLGPMLLTADAERAGLPAPVVTVTDTPLARETDYGRVDDHSSAIRTRDDPRRTFNRVIDYPVPGADVVYGQWTGGRISVSSSAADSTALPHVAPATGPASAIDADSSTAWVSNALQSAIGQWLQVDFDHPVTNATITITPSATAVGAQIDRIEVSTVNGTSTLRVEEPGKPLTAALPYGESPWVRITAVGTEDGSAGVQFGITDFAVTQYDANGFAHPINLRHTVEVPGPPAGSAVAQWDLGAELLGRPGCAQSPTGVRCAASMSLAPEEPVSLSRTLTVPEPISVTPTVWVRARQGPNLADLIAAPASTRAMGDADVLDVLGSAYAATDGDPETAWSAPQSVVQNKTPPTLTVKLPGPSEVAALAVTPSSSVLPANPTLVAIDLGDGPQVRRLAGDAGAQTLELTPRVTDTVTVSILDWDDIIDRTALGFDQLKPPGLAEVVALDADGTPIAAADAAGNRLHVIELACGSGPIIGVAGQFVQTSLTTTVGALLDGEPVAARPCQDAPIDLPAGQQELVISPGEAFVVDGVQLAGPLAAAVRPAAAMPAQTGAWSADHREVTVASAPQPRVLVVPESVNPGWTARSADGTVLTPVTVNGWQQGWVLPADTAGVVTLSFGSNAFYRAGLIGGLALLPVLALLAFLPARRRPTQDEPPRVWQPGRVTATVAVLGVGAVVSGVAGAIVVGAAVLLRHLLRNREKLCDAVTVGMAAGGLILAGAVLSQNPWRSVDGYVGHSAGVQLLALISLAMVAASAVAQHEAAPVTPNVPYRSKSPPIFER, encoded by the coding sequence TTGAATACGGCGACCGAAGCTGAGGTCACGCCGCTTCCGCGGCGCTGGTTGTGGGTGGCCGCTGCGGCGGCGCTGATCCTGACGTTCGCCCAGTCCCCCGGACAGATTTCACCCGACACCAAGCTGGACCTCACCGCCAACCCGCTGCGGTTTTTGGCCCGGGCGTTCAACCTGTGGAACAGCGAGCTGCCGTTCGGGCAGGCGCAGAACCAGGCGTACGGCTACCTCTTTCCGCACGGCAGCTTCTTCTTGGCCGGCGACCTGCTCGCCGTTCCGGCCTGGGTGACCCAACGGCTGTGGTGGGCGCTGCTGCTGGTGGCCGGGTTCTGGGGGTTGCTGCGCGTCGCCGAGGCCCTCGGCATCGGCAGCCGCTCCTCGCGGGTCATCGCCGCGGTCGCGTTCGCGCTGTCGCCGCGGGTGCTCACCACGCTGGGCGCGATCTCCTCGGAGACGCTGCCGATGATGCTGGCGCCGTGGGTGTTGCTGCCGGTGATCCTGGCATTCCAGGGCGGGACCGGAGGGGTGGGAAAAGTCCAGCGGGATCCGCGGGTCCGGGTGCTGGCCGCGCGATCGGCCGTGGCGATTGCGCTGATGGGCGCCGTCAACGCGGTCGCGACGCTGACGGGCTGCCTGGCGGCGGTCATCTGGCTGGCGTGCCACCGGCCGAACAGGCTCTGGTGGCGTTTCACCGCATGGTGGGCGGTGGGCATCGCGCTGGCGGTGACGTGGTGGGCGGTGGCGCTGCTGCTGCTCGGCCGGATCAGCCCGCCGTTCCTGGACTACATCGAGTCCTCCGGTGTCACGACCCGATGGATGTCGCTGACGGAGATGCTCCGCGGTACCGACATGTGGACACCGTTCGTCGCACCGAACGCGACCGCCGGGGCGCCGTTGGTGACCGGTTCGGTCGCGGTGCTGGCGACGACGTTGGTGGCCGCGGCGGGGCTGGCCGGGTTGGCGATGCGGACGATGCCCGTGCGGGGACGGCTCATCACCATGCTGTTGGTCGGGGTGGTGCTGCTGGCCGCCGGCTACTCGGGCGGTCTGGGATCTCCTGTGGCGCAGTACGTTCAGGCGTTCCTCGACGACGCTGGGACACCGCTGCGCAACCTGCACAAGCTCGAGCCGCTGCTGCGCCTGCCGCTAGCGCTTGGCCTGGCTCACCTGCTTGGCCGTATCCCATTGCCGGGCAGCGCACCGCGGGAGCAGTGGAGGACCGCGCTGGCCCATCCCGAACGGGACAAACGGGTCGCGGTCGGCGTCGTGGTCCTGACCGCACTGGCCGCTGCCACGTCGCTGGCCTGGACCGGGCGGCTGGCTCCGCCGGGGGCCTTCGACGCGATCCCGTCGTACTGGCACGAGACCGCCGCGTGGCTCGACGAACACAACACCGAGGGCCGGGTGCTGGTCGCCCCTGGCGCCCCGTTCGCCACCCAGGTGTGGGGCAACAGCCACGACGAACCGCTGCAGGTCCTCGGCGAGAGCCCGTGGGGGGTGCGCGACTCGATTCCGTTGACCCCGCCGCAGACCATCCGCGCGCTGGATTCGGTGCAGCGCCTCTTCGCTGCCGGCCGCCCGTCCGCCGGGCTCGCCGACACCCTTGCCCGGCAGGGGATTTCGTATGTGGTGGTGCGCAACGACCTGGACCCGGAGACGTCCCGGTCGGCGCGCCCGATGTTGGTGCACCGCGCCGTCGAGGGTTCGCCGGGGCTGACGAAGGTCGCGCAGTTCGGCGATCCGGTGGGGCCGGGCATGCTGGCCGGGTTCGTCACCGACAGCGGGCTGCGCCCACGCTATCCGGCCGTGGAGATCTACCGGGTCGACGCCGCCATGCCCGTCGTGCCCTACCTGGTCGACGCCGACGCGATGGCCCGGGTGGACGGCGCCCCGGAGGCGTTGTTGCGCCTCGACGAACGCCGCCGGTTGCTCGGCCAACCGCCGCTGGGCCCGATGCTGCTGACCGCCGACGCCGAACGCGCCGGCCTGCCCGCTCCCGTCGTCACGGTCACCGACACCCCCCTGGCGCGTGAGACCGACTACGGCCGCGTCGACGACCATTCCTCGGCGATCCGCACCCGAGACGATCCGCGGCGCACCTTCAACCGCGTGATCGACTATCCCGTTCCCGGCGCCGACGTCGTCTACGGCCAGTGGACCGGCGGGCGGATTTCGGTGTCGAGTTCGGCCGCCGACTCCACCGCGCTGCCCCACGTCGCGCCCGCGACCGGACCCGCCTCCGCGATCGATGCCGACTCGTCGACGGCCTGGGTGTCCAACGCGCTGCAGTCGGCGATCGGCCAGTGGCTGCAGGTCGATTTCGACCACCCGGTGACCAACGCCACCATCACGATCACGCCGAGCGCCACGGCCGTCGGCGCCCAGATCGACCGCATCGAGGTGTCCACCGTCAACGGCACCAGCACCCTGCGGGTCGAGGAACCCGGCAAGCCGCTCACCGCGGCGCTGCCCTACGGGGAGTCGCCGTGGGTGCGGATCACCGCGGTGGGCACCGAGGACGGTTCTGCCGGCGTGCAGTTCGGCATCACCGACTTCGCCGTCACCCAGTACGACGCCAACGGTTTCGCCCACCCCATCAACCTGCGACACACCGTCGAGGTGCCCGGGCCGCCCGCGGGTTCTGCTGTGGCCCAATGGGATCTGGGTGCCGAGCTGTTGGGTAGGCCGGGCTGCGCACAGAGCCCGACCGGCGTGCGGTGTGCGGCGAGTATGTCGCTGGCCCCCGAAGAGCCGGTGAGCCTGAGCAGGACACTGACTGTGCCCGAGCCGATCTCGGTGACACCGACGGTGTGGGTGCGTGCCCGGCAGGGCCCGAACCTCGCCGACTTGATCGCCGCCCCCGCCAGCACCCGCGCGATGGGCGACGCCGACGTGCTCGACGTGCTCGGGTCAGCCTACGCTGCCACCGACGGTGACCCCGAAACCGCGTGGAGCGCACCGCAATCGGTGGTTCAGAACAAGACCCCGCCCACGTTGACGGTGAAGCTGCCGGGGCCAAGCGAGGTGGCGGCGCTTGCAGTCACGCCGAGTTCGTCCGTGCTGCCCGCGAACCCGACGCTGGTCGCCATCGACCTCGGGGACGGTCCGCAGGTGCGCCGACTGGCCGGTGACGCAGGCGCGCAGACACTCGAGCTCACGCCGCGGGTAACCGATACCGTCACGGTGTCGATCCTGGACTGGGACGACATCATCGACCGCACCGCACTGGGTTTCGATCAGCTCAAGCCTCCGGGGCTGGCCGAAGTCGTCGCACTCGACGCCGACGGCACTCCGATCGCCGCGGCCGACGCCGCAGGCAACCGCCTGCACGTCATCGAATTAGCTTGCGGCAGCGGGCCGATCATCGGTGTGGCCGGGCAGTTCGTGCAGACCTCGCTCACCACGACGGTCGGCGCACTGCTCGACGGCGAGCCGGTGGCCGCCCGGCCCTGCCAGGACGCGCCCATCGACTTGCCCGCGGGACAGCAGGAGCTGGTGATCAGCCCGGGCGAGGCGTTCGTCGTCGACGGCGTGCAGCTGGCCGGTCCACTGGCCGCCGCGGTGCGTCCGGCGGCCGCGATGCCCGCGCAGACGGGGGCGTGGAGCGCCGATCACCGCGAGGTGACCGTGGCCTCGGCGCCGCAGCCGCGGGTGCTGGTGGTTCCCGAAAGCGTCAACCCGGGCTGGACCGCGCGCAGCGCCGACGGCACCGTGCTGACGCCGGTGACCGTCAACGGCTGGCAACAGGGCTGGGTACTGCCCGCGGACACCGCCGGCGTCGTCACGCTCTCGTTCGGCTCCAACGCCTTCTACCGCGCCGGCCTGATCGGCGGCTTGGCGTTGCTGCCCGTGTTGGCGCTGCTCGCCTTCCTGCCCGCGCGTAGACGTCCGACACAGGATGAACCGCCGCGGGTATGGCAGCCCGGACGTGTGACCGCCACCGTCGCGGTGCTGGGCGTGGGCGCGGTGGTGTCGGGGGTGGCCGGGGCGATCGTGGTCGGCGCGGCGGTGCTGCTGCGCCACCTGCTACGCAATCGCGAAAAGCTTTGCGACGCCGTGACGGTCGGGATGGCCGCGGGTGGCCTGATCCTGGCGGGCGCGGTGCTCAGCCAGAACCCGTGGCGCTCGGTCGACGGGTACGTCGGCCACTCGGCGGGCGTGCAGCTTCTCGCGTTGATCTCGCTGGCGATGGTCGCGGCCTCGGCCGTCGCTCAGCACGAGGCTGCACCCGTGACGCCGAACGTTCCTTACCGCTCGAAATCCCCGCCGATTTTCGAGCGGTAA